One region of Flavobacterium sp. GSB-24 genomic DNA includes:
- a CDS encoding glycoside hydrolase, translating to MKKLLIAAVLITSVHLMAQNRTIKVDYNKSAGKLNTMFKECIGAGRANEGLRADWQQQLALVKKECDFKYIRFHGLLSDDMAVYREDSKGNPEYNYQYVDVLFDYIVSLKMKPFVELGFMPNALASGKETIFWWKGNVTPPKDYKKWEDLIKNLTQHFTERYGVEEVKTWYFEVWNEPNLTPGFWTGTQAEYFKLYDYAARGVKAVNKDYKVGGPATAGAGWVPETIDFCAKNNVPLDFISTHTYGVNQGYLDEFGTSGTVLSPDENSISGDVINSRKQITNSAKPNLELHYTEWSSSYTPADPIHDSYHSAAYILQKLKQVGNAANSMSYWVFTDIFEEPGPRFTPFHGGFGLLNTQGIKKPAYFSYQFLNKLGETELQNSDKASWTSKNAKGDVQVLLWDFTNTHPGEKVWNQTYYVQDLPSKEKGKVKVEIGGMQKGKYTLEIYKVGYKVNDVYADYLALNKPSQLTREQVNAMKKKNNGDPIATEKITIDAKGTFSKEFKINENDVVFLNLIKQ from the coding sequence ATGAAAAAACTTTTAATAGCAGCAGTTTTAATTACTTCAGTCCATTTGATGGCACAAAACCGAACGATAAAAGTAGATTACAACAAATCGGCTGGAAAATTAAACACCATGTTTAAAGAATGCATTGGTGCCGGAAGAGCAAACGAAGGTTTGAGAGCCGACTGGCAGCAGCAATTGGCTTTGGTAAAAAAAGAATGCGATTTTAAATACATTCGTTTTCATGGTTTATTGTCTGATGATATGGCGGTTTACCGTGAAGACTCAAAAGGAAATCCAGAATATAATTATCAATACGTAGATGTTTTGTTCGATTATATTGTGAGTTTGAAAATGAAACCTTTTGTTGAATTAGGCTTTATGCCGAATGCATTGGCAAGTGGAAAAGAAACTATTTTTTGGTGGAAAGGAAATGTCACGCCTCCAAAAGATTATAAAAAATGGGAAGATTTAATCAAAAATCTAACCCAGCATTTTACAGAACGTTACGGAGTTGAAGAAGTAAAAACATGGTATTTTGAAGTTTGGAACGAACCAAATTTAACACCAGGTTTCTGGACAGGAACTCAGGCAGAATATTTCAAATTGTACGATTATGCAGCCCGCGGTGTAAAAGCAGTAAATAAAGATTACAAAGTCGGCGGACCAGCAACAGCAGGTGCAGGATGGGTTCCTGAAACAATCGATTTTTGTGCTAAAAACAACGTGCCTTTAGATTTTATCTCGACCCATACTTATGGTGTAAACCAAGGTTATTTGGATGAATTCGGAACTTCTGGAACCGTTTTAAGTCCAGACGAAAACAGTATTAGCGGAGACGTTATTAATTCGCGTAAGCAGATTACCAATTCGGCTAAACCCAATTTAGAACTGCATTACACAGAGTGGAGCTCTTCTTACACGCCGGCAGATCCCATTCACGACAGTTATCATTCGGCAGCTTATATTCTGCAGAAATTAAAACAAGTCGGCAATGCAGCAAACTCCATGTCGTACTGGGTTTTTACAGATATTTTTGAAGAACCAGGCCCGAGATTTACGCCTTTTCATGGCGGTTTCGGATTGTTGAATACGCAGGGAATTAAAAAGCCAGCTTATTTTTCGTACCAGTTTTTGAACAAATTGGGAGAAACAGAACTTCAAAATTCGGATAAAGCTTCGTGGACTTCTAAAAATGCAAAAGGCGATGTACAAGTTTTACTTTGGGATTTTACCAATACACATCCGGGCGAGAAAGTTTGGAATCAAACCTATTACGTTCAGGATCTTCCATCAAAAGAAAAGGGAAAAGTAAAGGTTGAAATTGGCGGAATGCAGAAAGGAAAATATACTTTAGAAATCTATAAAGTAGGTTACAAAGTAAATGACGTTTATGCAGATTATCTGGCTTTAAACAAACCAAGTCAGTTGACGCGTGAGCAGGTAAATGCTATGAAAAAGAAAAATAACGGCGATCCAATTGCAACAGAAAAAATAACAATTGATGCAAAAGGAACGTTCAGCAAAGAATTCAAAATCAATGAAAACGACGTTGTTTTTCTAAATTTGATAAAACAATAG
- a CDS encoding RagB/SusD family nutrient uptake outer membrane protein, translating into MKTYIKLFALSSLLTLGACSEDFLENEPYTDKVTENFYKTPSDAFEGLVAVYDVLQREAYGTQLIVSEQASDNCFGGFGIADPTVDLQWDRFQYTTDKDMNALTWTNSYLGIYRANILLENLDKVNWGSDTALKTRYEAEARFLRAHFHFQAAKMFGDIIPLDHTVTTSEFELPRQAPEVTYALIANDLKFAADNLGPENYSQAGNANYGRITKWAAEAYLARTFLFYTGAYNKTDLAGVVTKAQAVNYINDAVNNSGHGLVADFANLWLAASFENFAGEDNTEMVWAVRFNGSGKGNWDLHEGNRFQVNIAPRGGSIGKYATGWGGATVNPKLVEAYEATDTRKAASFIDYAGENLNFDAQAREQRQYTGYSWKKYCPITNAAGTAVVEANGGNFQIDNYQDYAIIRFADVLLMAAELNLGTNTALAQADLDRVRDRAFKSTTHRIPATQANIMQERRLELALEGLRYFDLIRQGMPAMKAAIDNNTGDSQFAVTFRPETLGWFPLPQSQIVLSNGTIQQNPGWN; encoded by the coding sequence ATGAAAACATATATAAAATTATTTGCACTTTCAAGCTTACTAACCTTAGGCGCTTGTTCGGAAGATTTTTTGGAGAACGAACCATATACAGATAAAGTAACGGAGAATTTTTATAAAACTCCTTCTGATGCTTTTGAAGGTTTGGTAGCCGTTTATGATGTATTGCAAAGAGAAGCTTACGGTACTCAATTGATCGTAAGTGAGCAGGCATCTGACAACTGTTTTGGAGGATTTGGTATTGCAGATCCAACAGTAGATTTGCAGTGGGACCGCTTTCAATATACTACAGATAAAGATATGAATGCCCTGACTTGGACAAACTCTTATCTTGGAATTTACAGAGCAAACATTTTATTAGAAAACCTAGACAAAGTAAACTGGGGATCTGATACAGCTTTGAAAACGCGTTACGAAGCTGAAGCACGTTTCTTAAGAGCACATTTTCATTTCCAAGCGGCAAAAATGTTTGGAGATATTATTCCGTTAGATCATACGGTAACGACAAGTGAATTTGAATTACCAAGACAAGCACCAGAAGTTACTTATGCTTTAATTGCAAACGATTTAAAATTTGCCGCAGATAACTTAGGACCAGAAAATTACTCTCAAGCAGGAAATGCAAATTACGGACGTATTACAAAATGGGCTGCAGAAGCTTATTTAGCTAGAACATTCTTGTTTTACACAGGAGCTTACAACAAAACAGATTTAGCAGGTGTAGTTACAAAAGCACAGGCTGTAAATTACATTAACGATGCTGTAAATAATAGCGGACATGGTTTAGTAGCAGATTTTGCGAATCTTTGGTTAGCAGCTTCTTTTGAAAATTTTGCTGGAGAAGATAATACAGAAATGGTTTGGGCTGTTCGTTTCAACGGTTCAGGGAAAGGAAACTGGGATCTTCACGAAGGAAACCGTTTTCAGGTAAACATTGCACCGCGTGGAGGTTCAATAGGAAAATATGCAACAGGATGGGGAGGAGCAACAGTAAACCCAAAATTGGTTGAAGCTTATGAAGCAACAGATACTAGAAAAGCAGCTTCATTTATTGATTATGCAGGTGAGAATTTAAATTTTGATGCTCAAGCTAGAGAACAGCGTCAATACACTGGATATTCTTGGAAAAAATATTGTCCAATTACGAATGCAGCGGGAACAGCAGTTGTAGAAGCAAATGGAGGAAATTTCCAAATTGATAACTATCAGGATTATGCAATTATTCGTTTTGCAGATGTTTTACTAATGGCTGCCGAATTGAATTTAGGAACAAATACAGCATTGGCACAAGCAGATCTAGACAGAGTTCGTGATCGTGCTTTTAAAAGTACAACACATAGAATTCCTGCAACTCAAGCCAATATTATGCAAGAGCGCCGTTTAGAATTGGCATTGGAAGGATTACGTTATTTTGATTTAATCAGACAAGGAATGCCTGCAATGAAAGCAGCTATTGACAACAATACTGGAGATTCTCAGTTTGCCGTAACATTTAGACCAGAAACGCTAGGATGGTTTCCTTTACCACAATCACAGATAGTACTTTCAAATGGTACTATTCAACAAAATCCAGGTTGGAATTAA
- a CDS encoding alpha-xylosidase, with protein sequence MKNSKLTALFSALIFGFIAVPKASAQIQNAEVLNAPIDISKDFQNYLNTFYFADELASFDPATGKGTIKYLRYNYKTRQAFNNMMMKPDVEKANEFPTTEYAESPVLPFEIQFVSDRTVRIKTTSGPQFHPQKESLMLVDGVAPNHPELWKYSKIEGGHSYTSKHGRVEILTKPWHVKIYDEKGKMLTSTLHDTDFKNTYTPTLPFSYVRRNSDYSRSMGAAFSLEPDEKIFGCGESFTQFNKRGQKVVLWTDDANGIQNETMYKPIPFYMSSRGYGVFMHHSTPITVDFGKYFSSANEMYIGDDEADLFFFIGEPKDVLDQYTNLTGKAAMPPLWSFGFWMSRITYFSEKEGRDVARDLRKYKIPTDVIHFDTGWFDVDWRNNYEFAKSRFPDATKMMSDLKKDGFQVCLWQLPYFTPKNTLFPEIMEKNLAVRDRKGNLPYEDAVLDFSNPETISWYQGKLKKLFDEGVAVFKVDFGEAAPPDGIYHSGRTGFYEHNLYPLRYNKAVAEITQKEKGYTLIWARSTWAGSQRYPLHWGGDSETSNGAMSAELRGGLSLGLSGFSFWSHDVGGFATKSPENIYRRWTPFGMFTSHVRSHGEPPREPWLYSKEFLEGFRKADNMRYELMPYIYAQAKESSQKGLPMMRALFVEYPNDPGAWLVDNQYLFGSSILVAPLFEEIEERDVYLPEGTWIDYQTKKVYQSGWHKIKAGEVPIVVLIKDGTAIPHIGLAQSTKDMDWSKLTLKVYASDKTTSATAKVFLPEGDAVQEIKVTKNGNNFDVTANPLNGKTTFKTEWIK encoded by the coding sequence ATGAAAAACTCAAAACTAACCGCATTATTTTCTGCCTTAATATTTGGATTTATTGCAGTGCCAAAAGCATCAGCACAAATCCAAAATGCAGAAGTATTAAATGCACCAATTGATATCAGTAAAGATTTTCAGAACTATCTGAACACCTTTTATTTCGCAGATGAATTGGCATCTTTTGATCCTGCAACAGGAAAAGGAACTATAAAATATTTGAGATACAATTACAAAACACGTCAGGCATTCAACAATATGATGATGAAACCTGATGTAGAAAAAGCAAACGAATTTCCAACAACAGAATATGCAGAATCTCCTGTTTTGCCGTTTGAAATTCAGTTTGTTTCTGATCGAACAGTTAGAATCAAAACTACTTCTGGACCGCAATTTCATCCGCAAAAGGAATCATTGATGCTGGTTGACGGCGTTGCGCCAAATCACCCGGAATTATGGAAATATTCTAAAATTGAAGGCGGTCACAGTTATACAAGCAAACACGGAAGAGTTGAAATTTTGACAAAACCTTGGCACGTAAAAATTTACGATGAAAAAGGAAAAATGCTGACAAGCACGCTTCACGATACCGATTTTAAAAATACGTATACACCAACACTTCCGTTTTCTTATGTTCGCAGAAATAGCGATTACTCCAGAAGTATGGGCGCGGCGTTCAGCTTAGAACCGGACGAAAAAATATTTGGCTGTGGAGAATCATTCACACAATTCAATAAACGCGGTCAAAAAGTAGTTTTATGGACAGATGACGCAAACGGAATCCAAAATGAAACGATGTACAAACCGATTCCGTTTTACATGAGCAGCCGCGGTTACGGCGTTTTCATGCACCATTCTACACCAATTACAGTTGACTTTGGAAAGTATTTTTCTAGTGCCAACGAAATGTACATTGGCGATGACGAAGCCGATTTATTTTTCTTCATCGGAGAACCAAAAGACGTTTTAGATCAATATACCAATTTGACTGGAAAAGCTGCGATGCCGCCACTTTGGTCTTTCGGTTTCTGGATGAGCCGTATCACGTATTTTTCTGAAAAAGAAGGAAGAGATGTAGCAAGAGATTTGCGTAAATACAAAATCCCAACCGATGTTATTCACTTTGATACAGGATGGTTTGATGTAGATTGGAGAAACAACTACGAGTTTGCAAAATCTCGTTTCCCAGACGCAACCAAAATGATGTCTGATTTAAAGAAAGACGGTTTCCAGGTTTGTTTATGGCAATTGCCGTACTTCACTCCAAAGAATACTTTGTTTCCAGAAATCATGGAGAAAAACTTAGCGGTTAGAGACAGAAAAGGAAATCTTCCTTATGAAGATGCGGTTTTAGATTTCTCAAATCCAGAAACGATTTCTTGGTACCAAGGAAAATTGAAAAAATTATTTGATGAAGGTGTTGCGGTTTTCAAAGTAGATTTTGGAGAAGCTGCGCCGCCAGACGGAATATACCATTCGGGAAGAACTGGTTTTTACGAGCATAATTTATATCCGTTACGTTATAACAAAGCCGTTGCAGAAATTACTCAGAAAGAAAAAGGTTATACTTTAATCTGGGCGAGAAGCACTTGGGCAGGATCGCAGCGTTACCCGTTACATTGGGGAGGAGATTCTGAAACTTCAAACGGAGCCATGTCGGCAGAATTACGCGGCGGACTTTCATTGGGTCTTTCTGGTTTCAGTTTTTGGAGTCATGATGTTGGAGGTTTTGCAACAAAATCTCCAGAGAATATTTACAGAAGATGGACACCTTTCGGAATGTTTACATCGCACGTAAGAAGCCACGGAGAGCCTCCGCGCGAACCTTGGCTGTACAGCAAAGAATTCTTAGAAGGATTTAGAAAAGCAGATAATATGCGTTATGAATTAATGCCATATATCTATGCTCAGGCAAAAGAAAGTTCTCAAAAAGGTTTACCGATGATGCGTGCTTTATTTGTAGAATATCCAAACGATCCCGGTGCTTGGTTAGTTGACAATCAATATTTATTTGGTTCAAGTATTTTAGTTGCACCGCTTTTTGAAGAGATAGAAGAAAGAGACGTTTATCTTCCAGAAGGAACTTGGATCGATTACCAAACTAAGAAAGTATACCAATCGGGATGGCATAAAATTAAAGCTGGCGAAGTGCCAATTGTAGTTTTAATTAAAGACGGAACTGCGATTCCACACATCGGTTTAGCGCAATCTACAAAAGATATGGATTGGAGCAAACTGACATTAAAAGTTTACGCCAGCGACAAAACAACTTCGGCAACAGCTAAAGTATTTTTACCAGAAGGCGATGCGGTACAAGAAATAAAAGTTACCAAAAACGGAAACAATTTTGATGTAACTGCAAATCCATTAAACGGAAAAACCACTTTCAAAACGGAGTGGATTAAATAA
- a CDS encoding glycoside hydrolase family 2 TIM barrel-domain containing protein, with the protein MHIRKNIKSICLLAVAAGVILLNSCAKKEDAFINRKVSFNTDWSFHLNDSIIDKDTIGSTTKWRKLDVPHDWSIEGNFDEKSPAGYGGGALNGGLGWYKKTFKVAAEDSTKVTSITFDGVYKNSEVWVNGHYLGKRPNGYIGFQYEISKYLNYGDKNNEIIVKVDNSKQPNSRWYSGSGIFRNVWIETTDKLHVAQWGTYVTTPKVTADTASVNIETTIQNQYSNSKKATVTTTIFYGIGNDLRRIKSTSQNITIGANTNQTSKQQIQVSNPVLWSVEKPELYTAVTEISLDDKIIDQYKTNFGIRDFKFDLNKGFILNGKQVKIKGVCLHHDLGPLGSAINTRAIARQLEIMKEMGVNGIRTSHNPPAPELLDLCDKMGFIVMDEAFDMWKQTKTKYDYGNDWDKWHKKDLMDQLLRDRNHPSIFVWSIGNEIPEQWNEKGVEIAKELAAITRQYDKTRPLTAAMNPPVNMNIDAVTLQFEKKDVSINPLAGSGVLDLIGYNYAHQTYEHHLKNFPNTPFIATETTSGLQTRGYYDAVSDTIKKWPVRWDLKFTEGNPGNTVSAYDQVQTPWGSTHEATWKVIKKHDFLSGMYIWTGFDYIGEPTPYEWPSISSYFGIVDLAGFPKDVYYMYQSEWTDKTVLHIFPHWNWKAGQTVDVWAYYNKADEVELFLNGKSVGKRSKKGDDLHVMWRIPFEAGTLKAVSRKDGKVVLEKEIKTAGNPSQLKLTADRSTIKADKNDLSFITVDILDNKGTLAPNANNEINFSLKGNGKIVGVCSGDPVSHEPYKGTKHTALAGKCLVIVQSGDQSGRLELTAKANGLKQSTIVITAE; encoded by the coding sequence ATGCATATTAGAAAAAACATAAAAAGCATATGTTTGTTGGCAGTAGCAGCAGGAGTAATTTTACTCAATTCCTGCGCTAAAAAAGAGGATGCATTTATAAATAGAAAAGTTTCTTTTAATACAGATTGGAGTTTCCATCTAAACGATAGTATAATTGATAAAGATACCATTGGAAGTACCACTAAATGGAGAAAACTAGACGTTCCTCACGATTGGAGCATCGAAGGAAATTTTGATGAAAAAAGTCCGGCTGGTTATGGCGGAGGAGCATTAAACGGAGGTTTAGGCTGGTACAAAAAAACATTCAAAGTGGCTGCAGAAGACAGCACAAAAGTTACTTCAATTACTTTTGACGGCGTTTACAAAAACAGCGAAGTCTGGGTAAACGGCCATTATTTAGGAAAACGTCCAAACGGATATATTGGTTTTCAATATGAAATCTCCAAATATTTAAATTACGGAGATAAAAACAACGAAATTATTGTTAAGGTTGACAATTCAAAACAGCCTAATTCACGCTGGTATTCAGGTTCTGGAATTTTTAGAAATGTCTGGATCGAAACCACAGATAAACTGCATGTTGCACAGTGGGGAACTTACGTGACAACGCCAAAAGTTACTGCTGACACAGCTTCGGTAAATATTGAAACTACAATTCAGAATCAATATTCGAATTCAAAGAAAGCAACAGTAACAACAACTATTTTTTATGGTATAGGAAATGATCTTAGAAGAATAAAATCGACTAGTCAAAATATTACAATTGGTGCAAATACCAATCAAACAAGTAAACAACAAATACAAGTGTCAAATCCTGTTTTATGGTCTGTTGAAAAACCAGAATTGTATACAGCAGTTACGGAAATTTCGCTTGACGATAAAATCATTGATCAATATAAAACCAATTTCGGAATCAGAGATTTTAAATTCGATTTGAACAAAGGTTTTATTTTGAATGGAAAACAGGTTAAAATAAAAGGAGTTTGTTTACATCACGATTTAGGCCCATTAGGTTCTGCAATTAACACGCGAGCCATTGCACGACAGTTAGAAATCATGAAAGAAATGGGCGTAAACGGAATCAGAACTTCTCATAATCCTCCCGCTCCGGAACTTTTAGACCTTTGCGACAAAATGGGTTTCATTGTCATGGACGAAGCTTTTGACATGTGGAAGCAAACCAAAACCAAATATGATTACGGAAATGATTGGGACAAATGGCATAAAAAAGATCTAATGGATCAATTACTGCGCGACCGAAATCATCCAAGTATTTTTGTTTGGAGCATCGGAAATGAAATCCCAGAACAATGGAATGAAAAAGGTGTTGAAATTGCCAAAGAATTAGCAGCAATCACACGCCAATACGATAAAACACGTCCGTTGACTGCAGCGATGAATCCGCCGGTAAATATGAATATTGATGCCGTGACTTTACAATTTGAGAAAAAAGATGTTTCGATTAATCCGCTTGCTGGATCAGGTGTTTTAGATTTAATTGGATATAATTATGCGCATCAAACATATGAACATCATCTGAAGAATTTCCCTAATACACCTTTCATCGCAACCGAAACAACTTCAGGTTTGCAGACAAGAGGTTATTACGATGCCGTTTCAGATACCATCAAAAAATGGCCGGTAAGATGGGATCTTAAATTTACAGAAGGAAATCCTGGAAATACCGTTTCAGCTTACGATCAGGTGCAGACGCCTTGGGGTTCAACGCACGAAGCAACTTGGAAAGTCATTAAAAAACACGATTTCCTTTCTGGAATGTACATTTGGACAGGTTTCGATTATATCGGAGAACCAACACCGTACGAATGGCCGTCTATCAGTTCGTATTTCGGAATCGTTGATTTAGCCGGTTTCCCGAAAGATGTCTATTATATGTACCAAAGCGAATGGACAGACAAAACAGTTCTTCATATTTTCCCGCATTGGAACTGGAAAGCCGGACAAACTGTTGACGTTTGGGCATACTACAATAAAGCCGATGAAGTGGAACTTTTTTTAAACGGAAAGTCGGTTGGAAAAAGAAGCAAAAAAGGAGACGATCTTCACGTAATGTGGAGAATTCCTTTTGAAGCTGGAACCTTAAAAGCAGTTTCTCGAAAAGACGGAAAAGTGGTTTTAGAAAAAGAAATTAAAACTGCTGGAAATCCATCTCAATTAAAATTGACTGCGGACAGAAGCACGATAAAAGCAGACAAAAATGATTTGTCGTTTATTACAGTTGATATTTTAGACAATAAAGGGACTTTAGCTCCAAATGCCAACAACGAAATCAATTTCTCTTTAAAAGGAAACGGAAAAATTGTTGGAGTTTGCAGCGGAGATCCAGTAAGCCACGAACCGTATAAAGGAACTAAACATACCGCTTTGGCTGGAAAATGTTTGGTAATTGTACAATCAGGAGATCAATCTGGAAGATTGGAATTAACCGCAAAAGCAAACGGATTGAAACAATCTACAATTGTAATTACAGCAGAATAA
- a CDS encoding glycoside hydrolase family 97 protein produces MKNYLILPAVLFSVAIGYSQKNKNAYELASPNGKNTIKFELVKNAPKYAVSHGKTEVITPSEMGFLLKGNEDLSSNFEIKGAKTSSFDETWEQVWGEKKNIRNNYNQLVVDLQQKTGNKRKLQIQFRAFDDGVAFRYVYPKQNVKDSIFIMDEKTTFNLKEDGKAWWIPANRENRDEYLFKDAPVSTLDTVLTPLTIESKSGLALSFHEANLIDFASMTLVNNKGTELKSDLVPWPDGVKVRVKDSFTSSWRTIQIGENPGELITSYLVLNLNEPNKLKNTNSYFKPYKYLGIWWGMHIGKYTFWESDKQGATTKNAETYIDFTAKEGFHHLLIEGWNKGWTPGWYENRMHMFSFTKSADNFDLEKVVEYGKKKNIELIGYHETGSNLINYLKEVDEGFALYKKLGIHTVKIGHVGSKLNMKQMHFGQFGVNYFRYILEKAAQYDLAVLYHESIKDTGERRTFPNMVSREAARGQEYNAWSEGNPPNHLSIIPFTRLLSGPMDFTPGIFDVEVKQGYPGKRIQGTVGQQLALYVVLYSPIQMLADLPENYEGKPALQFLKDVPTDWEDTKIVEGKIGEYITTARKDRNSADWYLGTLTNEKPRNVEVSLSFLDPNATYEAQIYVDAEGTDQTHNPEAVAISKKTVKASDKLQLKLGGAGGGAVRFKKL; encoded by the coding sequence ATGAAAAACTATCTAATTCTCCCAGCCGTTTTGTTTTCAGTAGCAATTGGCTACAGTCAGAAAAACAAAAACGCTTACGAACTGGCATCGCCAAACGGAAAGAATACAATCAAATTTGAGTTAGTAAAAAACGCTCCGAAATATGCTGTTTCACACGGAAAAACCGAAGTGATCACACCATCAGAAATGGGATTTTTACTAAAAGGAAATGAAGATTTAAGTTCAAATTTTGAAATTAAGGGAGCAAAAACTTCTTCGTTTGATGAAACTTGGGAACAAGTTTGGGGAGAAAAGAAAAACATCAGAAACAATTACAATCAGTTGGTTGTCGATTTACAGCAAAAAACTGGAAACAAAAGAAAATTACAAATCCAGTTTCGTGCTTTCGACGATGGAGTGGCATTTCGATATGTTTATCCAAAACAAAATGTAAAAGACAGTATTTTCATCATGGATGAAAAAACAACTTTTAACTTAAAAGAAGACGGAAAAGCATGGTGGATTCCGGCAAATAGAGAAAACCGCGACGAATATCTTTTCAAAGATGCGCCAGTAAGCACACTTGACACCGTTTTAACTCCACTTACAATAGAAAGTAAAAGCGGATTGGCTCTAAGTTTTCACGAAGCAAACTTGATCGATTTTGCAAGTATGACTTTGGTAAACAATAAAGGAACAGAATTAAAATCGGATTTGGTGCCATGGCCAGATGGTGTAAAAGTTCGTGTAAAAGATTCGTTTACTTCTTCTTGGAGAACGATTCAAATTGGAGAAAATCCAGGGGAGTTAATTACTTCTTATCTGGTTTTAAACCTAAACGAGCCTAACAAATTAAAGAATACAAACAGCTATTTCAAACCATACAAATATTTAGGAATTTGGTGGGGAATGCACATCGGAAAATACACGTTCTGGGAAAGCGATAAGCAAGGTGCAACAACTAAAAACGCCGAAACGTATATTGATTTTACAGCAAAAGAAGGTTTCCATCATTTATTGATCGAAGGATGGAATAAAGGATGGACGCCAGGATGGTACGAAAACCGTATGCACATGTTCAGCTTCACGAAAAGCGCGGACAATTTCGACCTTGAAAAAGTAGTTGAATACGGAAAGAAAAAGAATATCGAATTAATCGGATATCACGAAACAGGTTCAAACTTAATTAACTACTTAAAAGAAGTTGACGAAGGTTTTGCTTTATACAAAAAACTAGGAATTCATACCGTAAAAATTGGTCACGTTGGTTCAAAATTGAATATGAAACAAATGCACTTCGGACAATTTGGAGTGAATTATTTCAGATACATTTTAGAAAAAGCGGCACAGTACGATTTAGCAGTTTTATACCACGAATCAATTAAAGATACGGGAGAAAGAAGAACTTTCCCAAACATGGTTTCCAGAGAAGCAGCACGCGGACAAGAATATAACGCTTGGAGCGAAGGAAATCCGCCAAACCATTTGAGCATTATTCCGTTTACAAGATTACTTTCAGGACCAATGGATTTTACACCTGGAATTTTCGATGTTGAGGTAAAACAAGGTTACCCAGGAAAAAGAATCCAAGGAACAGTGGGACAGCAGCTAGCATTGTATGTAGTGCTTTATTCTCCAATTCAAATGCTGGCAGATCTTCCAGAAAACTACGAAGGAAAACCAGCTTTACAATTTTTAAAAGATGTTCCAACAGATTGGGAAGATACCAAAATTGTAGAAGGAAAAATTGGTGAATACATCACAACAGCAAGAAAAGACAGAAACAGTGCCGATTGGTATTTAGGGACTTTGACCAATGAAAAACCAAGAAATGTAGAAGTTTCATTATCATTCTTAGATCCAAATGCAACTTACGAAGCACAGATTTATGTAGATGCTGAAGGAACAGATCAAACGCACAATCCAGAAGCAGTAGCAATTTCGAAGAAAACAGTAAAAGCTTCAGATAAATTACAATTGAAATTAGGCGGTGCCGGAGGTGGTGCAGTAAGATTCAAAAAATTATAA